One window of Thalassovita mediterranea genomic DNA carries:
- the cysN gene encoding sulfate adenylyltransferase subunit CysN, which translates to MDGYAAPDFANIEEYLDSQLKKSLLRFITCGSVDDGKSTLIGRLLYESKMIFDDQLASLKNESKKFGTQGEEIDFALLVDGLAAEREQGITIDVAYRFFSTDRRKFIVADTPGHEQYTRNMATGASTADLAIVMIDARKGVLMQTRRHSFIVSLLGIRNVVLCINKMDLVGYDQDVFDEIEADYREFAADFGFEHIQAIPVSALAGDNVVVGSENTPWYDGPPLMEYLDTVEIASDAQEQPFRMPVQWVNRPNLDFRGFAGQVVSGTIKPGDGVRALPSGKTSKVARVVTMGADLNEAVEGQSVTLTLEDEIDISRGDVICADKSPAEVSDQFQTTMIWMSDSPMLPGRSYVMKIGARECQMQVTEQRHRIDVNTRAHEAAKTLGLNEIGVVNVALDREVAFDPYKANRRMGGFIVIDRMTNETVGLGLINFALRRASNIHRQSLDVSKELRASMKGQKPVMLWFTGLSGAGKSTVANLVEKRLAAMGKHTYTLDGDNVRHGLNNDLGFTDADRVENIRRVGEVSKLMLDAGLIVLVSFISPFRAERRIVRQMVEDGEFWEVFVDVPLDVAESRDVKGLYKKARAGEIKNFTGIDSPYEAPTDPEIHVDANKLAPEEAAELIISRLEQAGLIGG; encoded by the coding sequence ATGGACGGATACGCAGCCCCTGATTTCGCGAATATCGAGGAATATCTCGACAGCCAGCTGAAGAAGTCGCTCCTGCGCTTCATCACCTGCGGCTCTGTCGATGACGGCAAGTCGACGCTGATCGGCCGACTTCTCTACGAGTCGAAGATGATCTTCGATGACCAGCTCGCTTCGCTGAAGAATGAGTCCAAGAAGTTCGGCACGCAGGGCGAGGAGATCGACTTCGCGCTGCTGGTCGACGGTCTTGCCGCAGAGCGCGAGCAGGGCATCACAATTGATGTCGCCTATCGCTTCTTCTCGACCGACAGGCGCAAATTCATCGTCGCCGACACGCCGGGCCATGAGCAATATACGCGCAACATGGCAACGGGCGCCTCGACGGCGGACCTTGCCATTGTGATGATCGATGCGCGTAAGGGCGTGCTGATGCAGACGCGCCGTCACAGCTTCATCGTATCCCTTCTGGGTATCCGCAACGTCGTCCTCTGCATCAACAAGATGGACCTTGTCGGCTATGACCAGGACGTCTTCGATGAGATCGAAGCGGACTATCGCGAGTTCGCCGCTGACTTCGGGTTCGAGCACATTCAGGCCATCCCTGTGTCCGCCCTCGCTGGCGACAATGTCGTCGTGGGCAGCGAGAATACGCCCTGGTATGACGGCCCGCCGCTGATGGAGTATCTCGATACGGTCGAGATTGCTTCGGACGCGCAGGAGCAGCCATTCCGCATGCCGGTCCAGTGGGTGAACCGCCCGAACCTCGATTTTCGCGGCTTTGCCGGTCAGGTCGTGTCCGGCACGATCAAGCCAGGCGACGGCGTGCGGGCGCTGCCATCTGGTAAGACCAGCAAGGTGGCGCGCGTCGTCACCATGGGCGCTGACCTTAATGAGGCCGTTGAAGGCCAATCGGTGACGCTGACGCTGGAAGACGAGATCGATATTTCGCGCGGTGACGTCATCTGCGCGGACAAGTCGCCTGCAGAGGTCTCCGACCAGTTCCAGACCACCATGATCTGGATGTCGGACAGCCCGATGCTGCCCGGCCGCTCCTATGTGATGAAGATCGGTGCTCGCGAATGCCAGATGCAGGTGACCGAGCAGCGCCACCGCATCGATGTGAATACGCGCGCGCACGAAGCGGCCAAGACGCTCGGCCTCAATGAGATCGGCGTCGTCAATGTCGCGCTCGATCGCGAAGTCGCGTTCGACCCCTACAAGGCGAACCGCCGCATGGGCGGGTTCATCGTCATTGACCGGATGACGAATGAGACGGTCGGCCTTGGCCTTATCAATTTTGCGCTGCGCCGTGCCTCCAACATCCACCGCCAGTCGCTGGATGTGAGCAAGGAGCTGCGGGCCTCGATGAAGGGCCAGAAGCCGGTCATGCTCTGGTTCACGGGGCTGTCTGGCGCGGGCAAGTCAACGGTCGCGAACCTCGTAGAGAAGCGCCTCGCGGCGATGGGCAAGCATACCTACACGCTCGACGGCGACAATGTCCGCCACGGCCTCAACAATGACCTTGGCTTTACCGATGCCGACCGGGTGGAGAATATCCGCCGCGTGGGCGAGGTCTCCAAACTGATGCTGGATGCGGGCCTCATCGTGCTCGTCTCCTTCATTTCACCGTTCCGGGCCGAGCGGCGTATCGTGCGTCAGATGGTCGAGGATGGTGAGTTCTGGGAAGTCTTTGTCGATGTGCCGCTGGATGTCGCCGAAAGCCGCGATGTGAAGGGCCTCTACAAGAAGGCACGGGCCGGTGAGATCAAGAACTTCACCGGTATCGACAGCCCGTATGAAGCGCCGACCGATCCGGAAATCCATGTCGACGCCAACAAGCTGGCCCCGGAAGAGGCTGCAGAGCTGATTATCTCACGGCTGGAGCAAGCAGGCCTGATCGGGGGCTAG
- the cysD gene encoding sulfate adenylyltransferase subunit CysD has product MTTLTHLDRLEAESIHILREVAASMQNPVMMYSIGKDSSVLLHLARKAFYPGPIPFPLLHVDTTWKFREMIAFRDALKDDPNIDLLVHINEEGVEQGVGPFSHGSAVHTDIMKTQALKQALTKYKFDAAIGGARRDEEKSRAKERIFSFRSAQHRWDPKNQRPELWSLYNARIKPGESVRVFPISNWTELDIWQYIYQENIDIVPLYFADERPVVERDGIMVMVDDDRLPLEPGEKPEMKKVRFRTLGCYPLTGAVESEASTITEIIEEMLRTTTSEREGRAIDKDAPASMEMKKQEGYF; this is encoded by the coding sequence ATGACGACACTGACCCATCTCGACCGGCTCGAAGCCGAGAGCATCCACATCCTGCGCGAAGTGGCGGCCTCGATGCAGAATCCGGTGATGATGTATTCCATCGGCAAGGACAGCTCTGTCCTGCTGCACCTCGCGCGCAAGGCGTTCTATCCGGGGCCTATTCCGTTCCCGCTGCTACATGTCGATACGACATGGAAGTTCCGCGAGATGATCGCGTTTCGCGATGCGCTCAAGGACGATCCGAACATCGATCTTCTGGTCCATATCAATGAGGAAGGCGTCGAGCAGGGCGTTGGCCCATTCAGCCACGGGTCTGCGGTCCACACTGACATCATGAAGACGCAGGCGCTGAAACAGGCGCTGACCAAGTACAAGTTCGACGCCGCGATTGGCGGCGCGCGCCGCGACGAGGAAAAGTCCCGCGCCAAGGAGCGCATCTTCTCGTTCCGCTCAGCCCAGCACCGCTGGGACCCGAAGAACCAGCGCCCGGAGCTCTGGTCGCTCTATAATGCGCGCATCAAGCCGGGTGAGAGCGTACGCGTATTCCCGATCTCGAACTGGACCGAGCTCGATATCTGGCAGTACATCTATCAGGAGAATATCGACATCGTGCCGCTCTATTTTGCTGATGAGCGCCCTGTGGTCGAGCGCGACGGCATCATGGTCATGGTTGATGATGACCGCCTGCCGCTGGAGCCGGGCGAAAAGCCTGAAATGAAGAAGGTGCGCTTCCGCACGCTTGGCTGCTATCCGCTGACCGGCGCTGTCGAGTCCGAAGCGTCCACCATAACCGAGATCATCGAGGAAATGCTGCGTACGACCACGTCTGAGCGCGAGGGCCGCGCGATCGACAAGGATGCGCCCGCCTCCATGGAAATGAAAAAGCAGGAGGGCTATTTCTGA
- a CDS encoding aldehyde dehydrogenase family protein: MLDTFDPQNVKSLINGEAVSSQTTSDILSPHSGKPIAKLHHGGADEVEKAIAAAKAAQKAWADTPAVQRGQILHAACNLIEARAEELSKIVAEEAGKPLSAAMGETTGSVMCGRFYAGEGQRLFGRTMPSGAPNKSCMTVRQPCGVAALIAAANTPAPNFAWKVFPALICGNAVVLKPAEDTPLSADWMARALIEAGVPAGVMNVVQGLGQEVGPPLTAHKDVDVISFTGSTRVGREIAGKAGADLKKVSLELGGKNAFIVCDDADIEKAVHWASLSAFSNAGQRCASGSRFIVMDAVYDEFVDAFVAKANSLKAGVGDDCELGPVINERQLNNMLSAIERAKGEGAKVLCGGERIGGDLSGGFYLQATLIEGSPADSHLSTTELFGPVGAIYKVSSFEEAVALANDSPYGLTGTIHTTSWDRAWTFTKELSTGVAVVNAGTFGSEPHMPFGGLRASGNGTREPGTEALDVYTELKDIYLITEPGRL, from the coding sequence TTGCTGGACACATTCGATCCGCAGAACGTGAAATCCCTGATCAATGGAGAGGCCGTTTCCAGTCAGACTACGTCTGACATCCTCAGCCCCCATAGCGGCAAGCCGATTGCCAAGCTGCACCATGGCGGCGCCGACGAGGTCGAGAAGGCCATCGCCGCTGCCAAGGCTGCGCAGAAGGCCTGGGCTGATACGCCTGCTGTCCAGCGTGGACAGATCCTGCACGCCGCCTGCAATCTGATCGAAGCGCGGGCCGAAGAGCTTTCAAAGATCGTCGCTGAAGAAGCCGGCAAGCCGCTCTCTGCTGCGATGGGTGAGACGACCGGCTCTGTCATGTGCGGCCGCTTCTATGCCGGCGAAGGCCAGCGCCTTTTCGGGCGCACCATGCCATCCGGCGCGCCGAACAAGTCCTGCATGACGGTCCGCCAGCCTTGCGGCGTCGCGGCCCTGATCGCCGCCGCCAACACCCCCGCCCCGAACTTTGCCTGGAAGGTCTTCCCGGCCCTCATCTGCGGCAATGCCGTCGTGCTGAAGCCTGCAGAAGACACCCCGCTTTCGGCGGACTGGATGGCCCGCGCGCTTATCGAAGCTGGCGTGCCTGCAGGCGTGATGAACGTCGTTCAGGGCCTCGGCCAGGAAGTCGGCCCGCCGCTGACCGCCCACAAGGATGTCGACGTCATCTCCTTCACCGGCTCGACCCGTGTTGGCCGCGAGATCGCTGGTAAGGCAGGCGCGGACCTCAAGAAGGTCTCGCTGGAGCTTGGCGGCAAGAACGCTTTCATCGTCTGCGACGATGCCGACATCGAAAAGGCGGTCCACTGGGCCTCGCTCTCTGCCTTCTCGAATGCTGGCCAGCGCTGCGCGTCAGGCAGCCGCTTCATCGTCATGGACGCGGTCTATGACGAGTTCGTCGATGCCTTCGTCGCCAAGGCAAACTCCCTCAAGGCCGGTGTCGGCGACGATTGTGAGCTCGGCCCTGTCATCAATGAGCGCCAGCTGAACAACATGCTGAGCGCCATCGAGCGCGCCAAGGGCGAAGGCGCCAAGGTGCTTTGCGGCGGTGAACGCATCGGCGGTGACCTTTCAGGCGGCTTCTATCTGCAGGCCACGCTGATCGAAGGCTCCCCGGCAGACTCTCACCTCTCAACGACAGAGCTCTTCGGCCCGGTCGGCGCCATCTACAAGGTCAGCAGTTTTGAAGAGGCCGTCGCGCTCGCCAATGACAGCCCATACGGCCTCACCGGGACGATCCACACGACCAGCTGGGACCGCGCCTGGACGTTCACGAAAGAGCTCAGCACCGGCGTCGCTGTCGTCAATGCGGGCACGTTCGGTTCAGAGCCGCACATGCCGTTCGGCGGCCTTCGCGCCTCTGGCAATGGCACGCGCGAGCCGGGCACCGAAGCGCTGGATGTCTACACAGAGCTGAAAGACATCTACCTCATCACCGAACCGGGACGGCTCTAG
- a CDS encoding glycosyltransferase family 2 protein has protein sequence MVAASPFRASVIIVNYNGGDLIQSAIDHLKAQTLKPLEVLVVDNASTDGSADRLDLSGLDGARLMRMDDNLGFAGGNNVAAKVATGDWLILLNPDTEPHADWIETLADAAQRYPDVTQFASAQFDAEDPNRLDGTGDCYSVFGFPWRGGFGAKASDLPEEGECFSPCGATAMIRKDIFLGADGFDESFFCYCEDVDLGYRLRLAGERCIFVPRAIVRHHGSAITGLRSDFTVRQGTRNRLTTYLKNTPLLLLIASMPGHILLTLYLYVSAIGKPRAKSIRRGLSEAFGRFGDTMKARRKVQREKQLSSWQISRAMHWSPITLSRRRPHVWRARRYPAPGTSLSGDA, from the coding sequence TTGGTTGCCGCATCGCCTTTCCGCGCCAGCGTCATCATCGTGAACTATAATGGCGGCGACCTTATCCAGTCCGCCATCGATCACCTGAAAGCACAGACGCTGAAGCCGCTCGAAGTGCTGGTGGTAGACAATGCCTCGACAGATGGCTCTGCTGACCGGCTGGATCTCTCCGGCCTCGATGGCGCGCGCCTCATGCGCATGGATGACAATCTCGGCTTTGCGGGCGGCAACAATGTCGCCGCGAAGGTGGCGACCGGCGACTGGCTCATCCTGCTCAATCCCGATACAGAACCGCATGCCGACTGGATCGAGACGCTGGCTGATGCCGCGCAGCGCTATCCGGATGTCACCCAGTTTGCGAGCGCCCAGTTCGATGCTGAAGATCCGAACCGCCTCGACGGGACGGGCGATTGCTATTCAGTCTTTGGCTTCCCGTGGCGCGGCGGGTTTGGCGCGAAGGCGAGCGACCTTCCAGAAGAAGGCGAATGTTTTTCTCCCTGCGGCGCGACCGCGATGATCCGCAAGGACATCTTCCTCGGCGCCGACGGCTTCGATGAAAGCTTCTTCTGCTATTGTGAGGATGTCGATCTTGGCTATCGCCTGCGCTTGGCGGGCGAGCGCTGCATCTTCGTGCCGCGCGCAATCGTCCGCCATCATGGCAGCGCCATTACGGGCCTTCGCAGTGATTTCACTGTTCGCCAGGGCACGCGCAACCGGCTGACCACCTATCTGAAGAACACGCCGCTCCTTCTGCTCATAGCGAGCATGCCGGGGCACATCCTGCTGACGCTATATCTCTACGTCTCAGCCATCGGAAAGCCGCGCGCAAAGTCGATCCGGCGCGGCCTGTCCGAAGCGTTCGGGCGGTTCGGCGACACGATGAAGGCGCGCCGCAAGGTGCAGCGGGAAAAGCAGCTGTCCAGCTGGCAGATTTCGCGCGCCATGCACTGGAGCCCGATCACGCTCAGCCGCCGTCGCCCGCATGTCTGGCGCGCCCGCCGCTATCCAGCGCCGGGCACCAGCCTTTCAGGCGATGCGTGA
- a CDS encoding acylneuraminate cytidylyltransferase family protein has protein sequence MATASSPSCIALIPARSGSKRVPHKNIAPLMGHPLIAYTIAAAKQSGIFGRVIVSTDSHDYAKVARHYGAETPFMRPPEFSGDKSPDIDWIQHALRWFADKGEAYDAFALLRPTSPCRLPSTIQRAWDQFTRQEGVDSLRAVEPCAQHPGKMWVVRGERMHPLMPMQPEEITPYHSTQYPGLPRVYAQNASLEIAWSRVALEAGTIAGEVLTPFLTSGSEGLDVNSPRDWRLLEMMVEDGEAELPKIEQPAWKGD, from the coding sequence ATGGCAACGGCGTCTTCACCCAGCTGTATCGCGCTCATCCCGGCCCGCTCTGGCTCCAAGCGCGTGCCGCACAAGAACATCGCGCCGCTCATGGGCCACCCGCTGATCGCCTATACGATCGCGGCGGCCAAGCAGTCCGGCATTTTCGGGCGCGTCATCGTCTCAACCGACTCCCACGACTATGCGAAGGTCGCCCGCCACTATGGCGCGGAGACGCCTTTCATGCGCCCGCCGGAATTCTCTGGCGACAAGTCCCCGGACATTGACTGGATCCAGCATGCGCTGCGCTGGTTTGCCGACAAGGGAGAGGCCTATGACGCCTTCGCCCTGCTGCGCCCGACCAGCCCCTGCCGCCTGCCCTCCACCATCCAGCGGGCCTGGGACCAGTTCACCCGGCAGGAAGGCGTCGACAGCCTTCGCGCGGTCGAACCCTGCGCCCAGCACCCCGGCAAGATGTGGGTGGTGCGCGGTGAGCGGATGCACCCGCTCATGCCGATGCAGCCCGAAGAGATCACGCCTTACCATTCGACCCAGTATCCGGGCCTGCCGCGCGTCTATGCCCAGAATGCGAGCCTTGAGATCGCCTGGTCGCGCGTCGCGCTGGAAGCGGGCACCATCGCTGGCGAAGTGCTGACCCCTTTCCTGACGTCAGGCTCTGAAGGCCTTGATGTGAACTCCCCGCGCGACTGGCGCCTCCTCGAAATGATGGTCGAGGATGGCGAAGCCGAGCTGCCGAAAATCGAACAACCCGCCTGGAAAGGCGACTGA